Proteins encoded together in one Bacteroides ovatus window:
- the lgt gene encoding prolipoprotein diacylglyceryl transferase, giving the protein MNTMLLSINWNPNPELFNLFGISIRYYGLLWAVGIFFAYVVVHYQYRDKKIEEKKFDPLFFYCFFGILIGARLGHCLFYDPGYYLSHFWEMILPIKFMPDGNWKFTGYEGLASHGGTLGLIIALWLYCRKTKLHYMDVLDMIAVATPITACFIRLANLMNSEIIGKPSDVPWAFVFERVDMQPRHPGQLYEAIAYLILFFIMIYLYKNYSKKLHRGFFFGLCLTYIFTFRFFIEFLKENQEDFENSMMFNMGQWLSVPFIIIGVYFMFFYDKKKKKIA; this is encoded by the coding sequence ATGAATACCATGCTATTATCCATCAACTGGAACCCGAACCCCGAACTATTCAACCTGTTCGGCATTTCTATCCGTTATTACGGATTACTGTGGGCAGTAGGAATATTCTTTGCTTATGTGGTTGTTCACTACCAGTACCGGGATAAAAAGATAGAGGAAAAGAAGTTTGACCCGCTTTTCTTTTATTGTTTCTTTGGTATTCTGATTGGTGCCCGCCTGGGACACTGCCTGTTCTATGACCCGGGATACTACCTGTCTCATTTCTGGGAAATGATTCTTCCTATCAAATTCATGCCGGACGGAAACTGGAAATTTACCGGATATGAAGGACTTGCCAGCCACGGCGGTACATTAGGATTGATAATCGCCCTTTGGCTGTATTGCCGCAAGACGAAGCTCCATTATATGGACGTGCTGGATATGATTGCCGTAGCTACTCCAATCACCGCCTGCTTCATCCGCCTTGCCAACCTGATGAACTCCGAAATCATCGGCAAACCGTCTGATGTACCTTGGGCATTCGTTTTCGAGCGTGTAGATATGCAACCCCGTCATCCGGGACAGCTCTACGAAGCCATCGCTTATCTTATCCTATTCTTCATCATGATTTACCTGTATAAGAATTACAGCAAGAAACTGCACCGTGGCTTCTTCTTCGGGCTTTGTCTGACTTATATCTTCACCTTCCGCTTTTTCATCGAATTCCTAAAAGAAAATCAGGAAGATTTTGAAAACAGCATGATGTTCAATATGGGACAATGGTTAAGCGTTCCGTTTATCATAATAGGCGTCTATTTCATGTTCTTCTATGACAAGAAAAAAAAGAAAATAGCCTAA